A window of Sphingobacterium sp. SRCM116780 contains these coding sequences:
- a CDS encoding FUSC family protein translates to MKQTQEIKSFFYSQYFADGIRITIGCIVPVIIFAAIGQFMNGTFVSLGALLVGLSDTPGAPSHRRNGMYFAALFTIITFVLTIAVNSNIYLLTILIAVLCFIFAMFAVFNARAANVGLMCILMMLIHIDTPFSLQSALEYLFYYSIGCMWYIAISLSITQIRPYRLAQQELAESIRHVADYIRLKANFYDINVDNDQNYLKLIEKQVEVNTHQENVRDLLFQSKRSIKDTTKTGRYLTLVFNDIIDLFEQSMATHYDYHAVSEKFGSTGILNEFKHVILKLTNELDHIAYQLNTNKMPKPMYNFDQDINLIHSKIDILEKSFQYNTIALRKILINVRDIIKHINGIYNYSHLKSSEIKKPEIDEAKKFIESSIIDLKKFRNNIALDSTYFRHAIRMAIVMSLSYFIAKTFQISENIYWILLTIMVILKPGFGLTKERNIQRLMGTIIGGLIGSFILFFIHDETIRFVLLIFFFLSAYSLFRVNYIVAVIFMTPYVLIMLSFVSTNTIAVTKERIFDTFIGGMIAFLSSYIIFPNWESMQVKDSMQKLLIANYQYIALMLKEIAGNVPSITEYKLVRKKLYVETANMGSTFQRMLTEPKNKQRYTKDVNKFVIFNHVLASYAVTLHNQVSSTEANQIITKEHIKLIRKILSSLESAIKTLANSNEENRFVPVDIQLPEINENINLERNENSALITEQLQFITKIVVDIAKLVQQLKEKTLTDNELTLRDQAN, encoded by the coding sequence ATGAAGCAGACACAAGAGATAAAAAGTTTTTTTTATAGTCAATATTTCGCAGATGGAATAAGAATTACTATTGGCTGTATTGTTCCTGTTATTATTTTTGCTGCTATAGGTCAATTCATGAATGGAACATTTGTTTCATTAGGTGCCCTGTTAGTTGGCTTATCGGATACACCCGGCGCTCCCTCCCATCGTCGTAATGGTATGTATTTCGCTGCGTTATTTACGATTATTACCTTCGTCCTTACTATTGCAGTAAATTCCAATATCTATTTATTAACGATTCTAATTGCTGTCCTCTGTTTTATCTTTGCTATGTTCGCTGTTTTTAATGCCAGAGCAGCCAATGTGGGTTTGATGTGTATTTTGATGATGCTTATTCATATTGATACCCCATTTAGCTTGCAAAGTGCCCTCGAATATTTATTTTATTACAGTATTGGTTGTATGTGGTATATAGCCATTAGCTTATCAATAACGCAAATACGTCCCTACAGATTAGCCCAACAAGAACTAGCGGAATCCATTCGTCATGTGGCCGATTATATTCGATTGAAGGCCAATTTTTACGATATCAATGTCGATAATGATCAGAATTATTTAAAACTGATTGAGAAACAGGTAGAAGTTAATACCCATCAAGAAAATGTAAGAGACTTATTATTTCAAAGCAAAAGATCCATCAAAGACACGACAAAGACAGGACGCTACCTGACACTTGTTTTTAATGATATTATCGATCTTTTCGAACAGAGTATGGCAACACACTATGATTATCATGCGGTTAGTGAAAAATTTGGAAGCACAGGGATTTTAAATGAGTTCAAACATGTCATTTTAAAATTAACCAACGAATTGGATCACATTGCTTATCAATTGAATACCAATAAAATGCCTAAACCCATGTATAATTTTGATCAAGACATCAATCTCATACATAGTAAAATAGATATACTAGAAAAAAGCTTTCAATATAATACCATAGCATTAAGAAAAATTTTAATCAACGTCAGAGATATTATTAAACATATTAATGGGATATATAACTACTCCCATTTAAAATCGTCAGAGATCAAAAAACCAGAAATTGATGAAGCTAAAAAATTTATCGAATCTTCTATTATTGATTTAAAAAAATTTAGAAACAACATTGCATTAGATTCAACTTATTTTAGGCACGCAATACGTATGGCCATTGTGATGTCTCTTTCCTATTTTATTGCTAAAACATTTCAGATAAGTGAAAATATTTATTGGATATTATTGACCATTATGGTGATTTTAAAGCCAGGTTTTGGGTTGACTAAAGAAAGAAATATCCAACGTTTAATGGGAACAATTATCGGTGGTCTCATAGGCTCATTCATTCTTTTCTTTATTCATGATGAAACGATTCGTTTTGTATTACTTATTTTCTTCTTCCTAAGTGCCTATAGCCTTTTCCGTGTTAATTATATTGTTGCGGTCATTTTCATGACTCCCTATGTACTTATCATGCTCAGTTTTGTAAGTACAAATACCATCGCAGTGACAAAAGAAAGGATTTTTGACACATTCATTGGAGGAATGATAGCCTTCCTCTCTAGTTATATCATTTTTCCTAATTGGGAATCCATGCAAGTAAAAGATTCTATGCAAAAACTATTGATAGCAAACTACCAATATATTGCATTAATGTTAAAAGAAATTGCTGGAAATGTGCCGTCAATTACGGAATACAAATTGGTTAGAAAAAAATTGTATGTAGAAACAGCCAATATGGGTTCAACTTTCCAACGGATGTTAACGGAACCTAAAAATAAGCAAAGATATACGAAGGATGTAAACAAGTTTGTCATCTTCAATCATGTACTTGCTTCTTACGCTGTGACGCTCCATAATCAAGTTAGCTCTACAGAAGCGAATCAAATTATTACAAAAGAACATATAAAATTAATTCGAAAAATATTAAGTTCACTAGAAAGTGCAATAAAAACATTAGCAAATTCGAATGAAGAAAATCGTTTTGTTCCTGTAGATATTCAACTTCCAGAAATTAATGAAAATATAAATCTGGAAAGAAATGAAAATAGTGCGTTGATTACAGAGCAACTACAGTTTATTACTAAAATAGTTGTTGATATCGCCAAATTGGTCCAACAACTAAAAGAAAAAACACTTACGGATAATGAATTAACATTACGTGATCAAGCGAATTAA
- a CDS encoding organic hydroperoxide resistance protein, whose protein sequence is MAKLYTAEVTAIGGRNGEVKSSDGIIDLIVKKPTTMGGEGNATNPEQLFAAAWSSCFLGAVAAVGEKDHVDMTDAKVIVRASFNQEDNAFFISAEIDLHVPTLTAEESQKLAEKAHRVCPYSKATKGNIEVKITGI, encoded by the coding sequence ATGGCAAAATTATATACAGCAGAGGTCACTGCAATAGGAGGACGTAATGGAGAAGTAAAATCATCAGATGGAATAATTGATTTGATTGTAAAAAAACCAACCACTATGGGAGGTGAAGGCAATGCTACTAATCCAGAGCAACTGTTTGCAGCCGCATGGAGTTCTTGTTTTTTAGGAGCCGTGGCAGCAGTTGGCGAAAAGGATCATGTTGACATGACTGACGCAAAAGTTATCGTACGGGCGTCGTTTAACCAAGAGGATAATGCTTTTTTTATTTCTGCAGAAATTGATTTACATGTTCCTACATTGACTGCAGAAGAATCTCAAAAACTCGCAGAAAAGGCACATCGTGTATGCCCCTATTCAAAAGCGACCAAAGGAAATATCGAAGTTAAAATAACTGGTATTTAA
- a CDS encoding phosphoenolpyruvate carboxylase: MKFSKKEAVFQDEVLTRFELFKSLFLTLPFQRVKDTGTLLPFFAKHCENGVETHKTPENIINTFFEQHEVYSDEDKQIDLLFRFVQYIERQVVLFDAIEDSSFKAIGKTDNSAQLGSLIRSSETNPELKRKIVAKLKDFSVRLVLTAHPTQFYPGSVLSIINDLINAIKENDIHNIHLLLQQLGKTPFINNNKPTPVDEAISLAWFLENVFYKVASEIQTYIDDELGIETADVKQLIELGFWPGGDRDGNPNVSPESTKKVATLLRTILFRCYYRDFRIVKRRITFRGVEEYMENLQELFYENSFNPVEYPIDETANIIENLKAIKRVLKDDHNDLFVEIVDDLLRKVMTFGCFFTTLDIRQDSSILSQTFEYVIKKYPNETGIPADFLTLSEESKQKAISFKELDLDYDDKATALEKDTLGVIRLLKDIQKSGSERAAQRFIISNCQQASDILGLRQLFLWSGWTKDTLTIDFVPLFETVDDLTRAADVMKTLYTNKAYAKHLKLRGNKQTIMLGYSDSTKDGGYLMANWSIYSAKIELTAMAREYDVDLVFFDGRGGPPARGGGKTQRFYASMGQEIANDHIQLTIQGQTISSQYGSLDTARFNIEQLLHAGIISDLKQKAGDTLTPHQKEVVDKLADLSYNKFMDLRTNPLFLSYLENLSPLKVLSSINISSRPVKRNSDKELKLKDLRAISFVTAWSQLKQNIPGFYGVGTALKWAEQNNLWKDVQHLYVSSGFFQTLIDNCMMSMTKSNFDITSYIQFDEKYGDFWKLLHEEFLITKEYLLKLSNTSKLMENYPIDRESILARENIVLPLLIIQHYAIKVINEGNIDEKKREVYAKLIARTIYGVVNAGRNVA, encoded by the coding sequence ATGAAGTTTAGTAAAAAAGAAGCTGTTTTTCAAGACGAAGTTTTGACACGTTTCGAACTATTTAAAAGTTTATTTTTGACACTCCCATTTCAGCGAGTTAAGGATACAGGTACATTATTGCCTTTTTTTGCCAAACATTGTGAAAATGGAGTAGAAACACATAAAACTCCAGAGAATATCATCAATACATTTTTTGAGCAACACGAAGTTTATTCCGATGAAGATAAACAAATTGATTTATTATTTCGTTTTGTACAGTATATAGAACGTCAAGTTGTTTTGTTTGATGCTATTGAAGATTCGTCTTTCAAAGCAATTGGTAAAACAGATAATTCTGCACAGCTCGGTTCTTTAATTCGGTCATCTGAAACAAATCCAGAACTAAAGCGAAAAATAGTCGCAAAATTAAAAGATTTCTCTGTACGGTTGGTACTAACGGCTCATCCTACTCAGTTCTATCCAGGTTCGGTTTTATCGATCATCAATGATTTGATTAATGCCATTAAAGAAAATGATATTCATAATATTCATTTGCTATTACAACAGCTAGGGAAAACACCGTTTATTAATAATAACAAACCGACTCCTGTAGATGAAGCAATCAGTTTAGCCTGGTTTTTGGAAAATGTATTTTATAAAGTGGCTTCCGAAATTCAGACCTATATAGATGATGAGTTAGGTATTGAGACTGCTGATGTCAAACAATTAATCGAGTTAGGTTTTTGGCCAGGAGGAGACCGGGATGGTAATCCAAATGTTAGCCCTGAGAGTACTAAAAAAGTAGCAACGCTTCTAAGAACAATCTTATTCAGATGTTATTATAGAGATTTTCGAATTGTCAAACGTCGCATAACGTTTAGAGGTGTCGAAGAATATATGGAGAATTTACAGGAACTATTTTATGAAAATAGTTTTAATCCTGTTGAATATCCTATCGATGAAACAGCAAATATTATTGAAAATCTGAAAGCTATAAAACGAGTTCTTAAGGATGATCATAATGACTTATTCGTTGAGATTGTAGATGATTTATTGCGTAAGGTGATGACTTTTGGTTGTTTCTTTACGACTTTAGATATTCGTCAGGATAGTAGTATTTTAAGCCAAACATTTGAATATGTAATTAAAAAGTATCCAAATGAAACAGGTATTCCTGCTGATTTTTTGACATTATCTGAAGAAAGTAAACAAAAAGCAATCTCTTTTAAAGAACTAGATTTAGATTATGATGACAAGGCTACTGCATTAGAAAAAGATACATTAGGTGTTATTCGTTTATTAAAAGACATACAGAAATCCGGATCTGAAAGAGCTGCTCAAAGATTTATTATCAGTAACTGTCAGCAGGCAAGTGATATCTTAGGATTACGACAATTATTCTTATGGTCTGGATGGACTAAAGATACACTGACGATCGACTTTGTACCTTTGTTTGAAACGGTAGATGATTTGACACGTGCTGCGGATGTTATGAAAACGCTCTATACAAATAAGGCATATGCAAAACATCTTAAGCTAAGAGGAAATAAGCAGACCATTATGCTGGGATATTCTGATAGCACAAAAGATGGAGGATATTTGATGGCCAATTGGTCAATCTATAGTGCTAAAATAGAATTGACGGCTATGGCTAGAGAATATGATGTAGATCTTGTATTTTTTGATGGCCGCGGTGGCCCACCAGCAAGAGGTGGGGGTAAAACACAACGGTTTTATGCTTCCATGGGACAAGAAATTGCCAATGATCATATTCAATTAACCATTCAAGGACAAACCATTAGTAGTCAATATGGCTCCCTTGATACGGCACGGTTCAATATAGAACAATTATTACATGCAGGTATTATTTCAGATCTGAAACAAAAAGCAGGCGATACTTTAACACCTCATCAAAAAGAAGTTGTTGATAAATTGGCGGATCTGAGTTATAATAAATTTATGGATTTAAGAACAAATCCTTTATTTCTAAGTTATCTGGAAAATTTATCTCCATTAAAAGTGCTTTCTTCTATTAATATTAGTAGTCGTCCTGTTAAAAGAAATTCGGATAAAGAACTTAAACTAAAAGATCTGCGGGCAATTAGTTTTGTGACTGCTTGGAGTCAGCTAAAGCAAAATATCCCGGGTTTCTATGGCGTAGGAACAGCATTAAAATGGGCAGAACAAAATAATCTTTGGAAAGATGTACAACACTTATATGTATCATCAGGTTTTTTCCAAACATTGATTGATAACTGCATGATGTCGATGACAAAATCAAATTTTGATATCACGTCTTATATACAATTTGATGAGAAGTATGGTGATTTTTGGAAATTGCTTCATGAAGAATTTTTGATCACGAAAGAATATCTATTAAAATTGAGTAATACGTCAAAATTAATGGAGAACTATCCAATTGATCGAGAATCTATATTGGCAAGAGAAAACATTGTATTACCCTTGTTGATCATTCAGCATTATGCAATTAAAGTAATTAATGAAGGTAATATAGATGAGAAGAAGCGTGAAGTATATGCTAAATTAATTGCAAGAACAATTTATGGGGTTGTGAATGCAGGTCGAAATGTGGCATAA
- a CDS encoding Gfo/Idh/MocA family oxidoreductase, with protein sequence MTVNKIVTGIMSYGMSGRIFHTPFIAGNDHFELRAIVERSTKKAHLDYPSIISYMSIDELLADEAIELVIVNTPNDTHVAFAKQALLAGKHVLIEKPFAPTVAEAKELFELGRRVGKFVLPYHNRRFDSDFNSLKSVLESGKLGDAVELHLRFDRYRTEIGQKVFKETKRPAAGILFDLGSHLLDQVISLFGKPTAAVKRTSIHRADSEVDDFATILLTYDNGLTVFITVSMLVLESQYSFLIHGTQGTFVKNRTDVQENQLIAGIWPLDNHYGEENEHAEGLLTYLENGDIISESIKANKGNYMFLFDAVYEQIRNNKPYFVTEEQIYWQLEILEQPSLC encoded by the coding sequence ATGACTGTAAATAAAATAGTTACAGGTATTATGTCGTATGGAATGTCCGGAAGGATATTCCATACGCCGTTTATAGCTGGTAATGACCATTTCGAATTGCGGGCGATTGTAGAGCGATCAACAAAGAAAGCTCATCTAGATTATCCTTCTATCATCAGTTACATGAGTATTGATGAATTATTAGCAGATGAAGCAATTGAACTTGTGATTGTCAATACACCAAATGATACCCATGTTGCTTTTGCTAAGCAAGCTTTGCTAGCAGGAAAACATGTGTTGATCGAAAAACCTTTTGCACCAACGGTTGCTGAAGCAAAAGAACTATTTGAGTTGGGTAGGAGGGTTGGTAAATTTGTACTACCTTATCATAATAGAAGATTTGATTCTGACTTTAACTCGTTAAAATCAGTTTTGGAATCAGGAAAATTAGGCGATGCCGTAGAGCTTCACTTACGTTTTGATCGTTATCGTACAGAAATTGGTCAAAAAGTGTTTAAAGAAACGAAACGACCTGCAGCAGGTATATTATTTGACTTAGGCTCTCATTTATTAGATCAAGTCATTTCCTTATTTGGAAAACCGACAGCTGCTGTTAAAAGAACTTCAATTCATCGGGCAGATTCTGAAGTAGACGATTTTGCAACGATATTGTTGACTTATGATAATGGACTTACGGTTTTTATTACCGTCAGTATGTTGGTACTTGAATCACAATATAGTTTTCTGATTCATGGCACCCAAGGAACTTTTGTCAAAAATCGTACAGATGTTCAGGAAAATCAATTGATTGCAGGTATTTGGCCATTAGATAATCATTATGGCGAAGAGAATGAGCATGCAGAAGGATTACTCACCTATTTAGAAAATGGTGACATCATTTCTGAAAGTATAAAAGCAAATAAAGGCAACTATATGTTTTTGTTTGATGCGGTATATGAGCAAATTAGAAATAATAAACCTTACTTTGTCACAGAAGAACAAATATACTGGCAATTAGAAATATTAGAACAACCTTCG